The sequence below is a genomic window from Streptomyces sp. B21-105.
TCGAGTCGACAGTGCTTCGATGCTTCCGAAACGCCGAAACGCGTGGGCCTGAGTGCTCAGCTCGGCCGCTACACGGAGCGGTGGCGTTACCGGCGTTATCGACACGTCCACAGCGGTGAGGACGCCGGGAGGCGACGGTCGGCGGTCGCTTCATCTCTCCCTGCAGGTCAGCCGGAAGTGTCGAAAGTCCGCCGTGAAGGACGCGTTTACCAGATCTCGGGCGTGGATCCCGGCCAGCGTGCCGGTGAAACGAAGTTTCCCGCCGTGGTCGTCCGACAACCGGCCGGCGTCCATCGGCGGGCCGACCGGTGTCCGAGCCTCGCTGGGCCCGTGCCAGAAACGTGCTTCTGTCCCGTCGACAGTCACCCCCAGCGTGATCGGTGCGCGCGCGTCCACATCCACGACCGCGGCCTGCCGCGCACCCCGTTCGTCGCGCTCCACGAGACTGAGCACGGTCCGCCCCGTGCTGTGCCATTGCTGTCCGCGTTGCGGCTCGGCCGCGGGTTCCGCCCAGGTCAGCTCGAGTGAGATATAAGCTTCGGCGTCGTAGCGAAGGATCAGACCCGCAGCCTGTGTGAAGGTCGTCGGGGCCGCTTGGACGGTGACGTACGCGGTGGCGCAGTGCTCGGTGATGCGTTGCGCGAGCAGGCTCTGCGCCCAGCGTGACTCCGGACCGTGCCGTCCGCGCAGACGGATCCAGCCCGGGCGCGAGACGAGATCCGCCCAGGACGGGTCCGGCGATTCGCGCAGCGTGCTCCAGGGCCAGCCCAGCGCATCGTGGCGGACTGCCCGGTGAGGACTTGCCGCGGAAGGCGTGGGCCCGTCGACATCGACCGAGGGGTGCCAGCCACCCGTCCGGAGCCGGGGCCTGCCTTGTGCGTCCCAGACAACCGCCTGGATCGCGGTCTCCCGCCCCAGAGTGCAGCGCGGGCCCTGCGCGGTGTCCAGCGGACGAGACGTGAGGTGACTCATGAACCACGCTCCGTCGGGCGTCTCCACCAACTCCGCGTGCCCTGCCTTCTGCAACGGGGACTTCGGATCGTCGCGTGCGGTGAGGAGGGGATGTTCGTCGAGCTCGTAGGGCCCAGAGATGCTACGACTGCGAGCCGTTCGGACTCCGTGCTCGAAACCGGTTCCACCCTCTGCGAGGATGAGGTGATACCAACCGCCGTGTGCTGTCAACTTCGGCCCCTCGAGCAGCCGTTCGTGCTGGAGCAGCAGGCGGGTGCCGCCGATCGGGGTGAGCGTCTCACGGTTCAGCTCCGTCAGCACGATCCCCGCGAAGCGCCGACCGCCGGGACGATGGTCGTTCTGCAGGTTGAGCAGCCAGAGCCGGCCCCCCTCGTGGAAGAGGGCGGGATCGAAACCGTGACTGGCGACGCGGCGCGGCGAAGTCCAGGGGCCGGCCACGTCCGTGGCTGTGGTCACGTACGTGTCCTGGTCGAAGTACGGCGTACCGATGGACCGTACGACCGAGTAGACGACCCAGAACCGCTTGCCGTCCCAGCTCAGGGACGGCGCCCAGATGCCGCCGGAGTCAGGAACGCCGGACAGCGTGCCTCCTGGGGCAGCTCCGCGTACGTGACCCGCGTACTCCCAATGCGCCAGGTCGCGGGAACGGTGGATAGGGATCGTCGGAAACCATTCGAAGGAACTGGTCGCCACGTAGTACCAGTCTCCGACCCGGATCAAGGAAGGGTCAGGTGCGAAGCCGCGGATCACCGGATTGCGCAGGACCGTCACTTCAACGCCCCCAAGGTGACGCCTGTCCGCCAGTATCGACGCATCGCGACCATCATGATCGCCATGGGGACGATGGA
It includes:
- a CDS encoding family 43 glycosylhydrolase, with protein sequence MTVLRNPVIRGFAPDPSLIRVGDWYYVATSSFEWFPTIPIHRSRDLAHWEYAGHVRGAAPGGTLSGVPDSGGIWAPSLSWDGKRFWVVYSVVRSIGTPYFDQDTYVTTATDVAGPWTSPRRVASHGFDPALFHEGGRLWLLNLQNDHRPGGRRFAGIVLTELNRETLTPIGGTRLLLQHERLLEGPKLTAHGGWYHLILAEGGTGFEHGVRTARSRSISGPYELDEHPLLTARDDPKSPLQKAGHAELVETPDGAWFMSHLTSRPLDTAQGPRCTLGRETAIQAVVWDAQGRPRLRTGGWHPSVDVDGPTPSAASPHRAVRHDALGWPWSTLRESPDPSWADLVSRPGWIRLRGRHGPESRWAQSLLAQRITEHCATAYVTVQAAPTTFTQAAGLILRYDAEAYISLELTWAEPAAEPQRGQQWHSTGRTVLSLVERDERGARQAAVVDVDARAPITLGVTVDGTEARFWHGPSEARTPVGPPMDAGRLSDDHGGKLRFTGTLAGIHARDLVNASFTADFRHFRLTCRER